The nucleotide sequence GTTGGTGATGCCGGCGCTGGACAGCGGGTTTTTCTCCAGTTGGCCGAGGCCGCCATAGCTGTGTACGTCGATGATGTCGCCGGACGTCAATGCGGGCAACGACAGCAGGCCGTCGCCGCCCCAACTGTTGGTCGTGGCGATGGGCACCTTCACACCCAGATCGCGCAGGTGCTTGATCATGTCGACGTTGAAGCTGCGCTCCAGATCATTGAGAAACATTTTCGAGGCGCCGAATTCCCAGGCGCGCCAGGTCTGGTTCGCCGACAGGTTGTGCTGCCGGGCGAACGCTTCGGCCTCGGCCATGTAGACCTTGCTGTGCTTGGGCACGTCTTTGTCGCCCAGCAGGGCATTGCCAAAGTGGTTGGTGATGTCGTTTTCGTTGGTGATCAACACGGCGGCAATCGCCGGTTCATCCTTGTACGCCAGGCCGGTGTAGCTGTTGACGTGGTTCAGGTAGGCCGCGGCAAAACGCTTCATCGCTTGCTGGATGGTGATGTTGACGTAGTTGTAGCCTTTGAGCCCGGCGTTGCCATGCTCATCCTTGGGCAGCTCATCGAAGCCGTAGATGTTGTCCTTGGCGGTGAAGGCCCGTTCGACGTGCAGGTCGAGCCAGACATAAATGCCTTCGTCCTTGAGGCTCTTGATCCACAGGTCGATTTTTTTCAGCGAATCCGGGCTCGGTTGCAGGGTATTGGCATTGGGCGCCGGGCCAAAGATGTTCGGGCTGACCCAGGGCGAGTCGTGGTGGTGCAGGCGTACCAGGTTGACGCCCAGGCCGGACAGGCGTTTGGCCTGCTTTTTGATGTCTTCGTCCGGGGTACTGAACAGCGCGTAGGCCGATACGTTGGTGCCCCAGAAGCGCGCCGGGGTGTTGTCGGCGAACACCAGTCGCTCGCCGGCGGCCTTGACGAAGCCGCGCTTGCCGGCGGGTTTTTCGTTGGCATTGAGGAACGACAGATCGACCGGCGAGGTTCGCCAGTCGAGTTTGTCCGTCGGCCAGGTTTTCGGGTCCACCAGGCCGAAGCGCTCGCCGGTGGTGGGGCCGAGGTTCACATCACCGGACACGCTCAGGGTCGCCTTGAAGTTCTGCCGGCCGGGCTTGATCGCGTCCTTGTAGAAAAATGCACGGATCTCCGAGCCGTCGCCCGGTTCGATGAACACCCTGGCCAGGGCCGGTTCGAAGCGCATCTCGATGCGTCGGCCCTGGGCATCGCCCCACGCCCAGCCCTTGTTGCCGGGCAGCAATTGCGGCTGGCCCATGGCGCCCTGGAACAGGGCCGGGTCGAAATTGAACACGAAGCCGCCACCGATGACGTTCGGCTTGGCGCTGCGCGCTTCTACCGAGACGTCCCAGGTCAGTTGCTGCTCGCCGGGTTTCTGGATGTTGGCCGTCAGGTCGAAGTCCAGCGTCTGGTTCTGCCCGACCAGGGTGTAGCTGTACGGGCCCTTGGTCGTGAATTTGGTGGGAAAGGCGGTCCAGCCATAGTCGGCCTCGAAAAACACGAACGAAGACGCCAGGGCCGGGCTGCCGCCCTGCGTCAGGGCGGGCAGGCCGCTTTTTTCATCGACATTGGCCACCCAGTCGGACGCCCAGGCGTGCAGCGGCAGGATCACGACAGACAAGACAACCGGGAGCAGCAGACGTGTGCGGCGGACAATGTTGAGCATGGGGTTACCGGAGTTGGAGGTGGGCACTGGCCGCCACGGCTGGCGAGGTGTGTTTGAGATTGCGCGCCATGCGCACATAGGCAACGCCCAGCCCGGCGACCGACCAGTACACCACCGGGATGATCGTGATGCTGCTGACGGTGAAGATGGTCACGAGGATGCCGACCAGTGTCGCGAACAATGCCCGCCCGAGCCTTCGGGCCTCATCGTCCTTGTCGGGGAACGAGCGCATGGTCTTGCGGATGCCCAGCAGTACGGCGGCGAAAAAGGCCACGAACACCGCCAGGCCGATCAAGCCATAGGACAGGGCCACACCGATGTAGGTGTTGACGATATCAATGATGCCTTCGCCCTGGATCATCGCCTGCATTTCCGGCGCCTTGCGATAATCGAAGGTGCCCAGCAGCGGGTTGCGCTGGATCACCAGGATCGAGTTGTCGATCAGGCGCTGGCGGTAGGTGATGTTTTCCACCTCGACGTTGCCGACGAACGGCAGCAGGTCGAGCACCTTCTGCCCGCCCGGCACGACGGTCAGCACGGGGAGGGCGAGTATGCCGGCGAACGCCAGCAGCATGATGCGCTTGACCACCTTCTGGCCGGTGGCGATGTACACCAGCAACATGGCGGCGGCGCCGATCCACGGGCCCCGCGACAGCGGCGCGAACAGCCCGCCGGCCAGCAGCAGGGCGCCAAGCCGGCGTTGCATCTTGCTGCGCACGCCTTCCTGCAGATACAGGTAAAAGCCGATGGCCGTGCTGATCACCAGCCCCAACGCGATGGCCTGGCCGGTGGTCACGCTGGCACGCAGCAAGCCGCCGCGGCTCAGGTAACTGGACATTTCCCACTGCATGCCCATGGCGCCGATCAGTGCGCTGTACAGCAGCCAGCCGCGGGCGAACTCGAAGAAGCCGATCAGCGCCATCACCATCGCCGCGAGGACGAAGCCCAGCAGGGCGTCCTTGAAGTCGCTGAGGTTCTTCAGCGCCCGGCTGGCGACGTAGTACGGCAGGAACACATCGGTGAACTGGTAGAGCGTCTGGCGCAGGGTATCGGTGACCGTGGTTTCGCGCAGCAGGAGCAGGCTGGTCAGCACCAGGTAGGCGGCGAGGAATTTATCCGGCCAGGTACGCCCGAATCCCTGGGTGTCGGCTTGCCGGCGCAGCGAGAAAAACGCCGGCAGCAGCACGCACAGCGACAGCAGCCGGACATAGTTGAGGTCGAAAAAGTAGTTCATCAGGCCGAAGCCTGGAATGCGCGCCTGCGCCGGCGGCACCAGGAACGCCAGGATGAAGAACAGCGCGACGGGGTTGTGTTCGCGTTTTCGGGCGATGGTCAGGAGGATCGTG is from Pseudomonas sp. MYb118 and encodes:
- a CDS encoding O-antigen ligase family protein, whose protein sequence is MPEHFRALVVILVLAGVVFFMARRPASDLIPAHDFSRRRNLWFVLTILAFVSHSFWIYVAVTTILLTIARKREHNPVALFFILAFLVPPAQARIPGFGLMNYFFDLNYVRLLSLCVLLPAFFSLRRQADTQGFGRTWPDKFLAAYLVLTSLLLLRETTVTDTLRQTLYQFTDVFLPYYVASRALKNLSDFKDALLGFVLAAMVMALIGFFEFARGWLLYSALIGAMGMQWEMSSYLSRGGLLRASVTTGQAIALGLVISTAIGFYLYLQEGVRSKMQRRLGALLLAGGLFAPLSRGPWIGAAAMLLVYIATGQKVVKRIMLLAFAGILALPVLTVVPGGQKVLDLLPFVGNVEVENITYRQRLIDNSILVIQRNPLLGTFDYRKAPEMQAMIQGEGIIDIVNTYIGVALSYGLIGLAVFVAFFAAVLLGIRKTMRSFPDKDDEARRLGRALFATLVGILVTIFTVSSITIIPVVYWSVAGLGVAYVRMARNLKHTSPAVAASAHLQLR
- a CDS encoding glycosyl hydrolase family 5 produces the protein MLNIVRRTRLLLPVVLSVVILPLHAWASDWVANVDEKSGLPALTQGGSPALASSFVFFEADYGWTAFPTKFTTKGPYSYTLVGQNQTLDFDLTANIQKPGEQQLTWDVSVEARSAKPNVIGGGFVFNFDPALFQGAMGQPQLLPGNKGWAWGDAQGRRIEMRFEPALARVFIEPGDGSEIRAFFYKDAIKPGRQNFKATLSVSGDVNLGPTTGERFGLVDPKTWPTDKLDWRTSPVDLSFLNANEKPAGKRGFVKAAGERLVFADNTPARFWGTNVSAYALFSTPDEDIKKQAKRLSGLGVNLVRLHHHDSPWVSPNIFGPAPNANTLQPSPDSLKKIDLWIKSLKDEGIYVWLDLHVERAFTAKDNIYGFDELPKDEHGNAGLKGYNYVNITIQQAMKRFAAAYLNHVNSYTGLAYKDEPAIAAVLITNENDITNHFGNALLGDKDVPKHSKVYMAEAEAFARQHNLSANQTWRAWEFGASKMFLNDLERSFNVDMIKHLRDLGVKVPIATTNSWGGDGLLSLPALTSGDIIDVHSYGGLGQLEKNPLSSAGITNWIGAGQVTGKPVTVTEWNSEPFPTPDRHGVPLFIAGTASYQGWDALMQYAYSQEGLSDGWRTTGNWNLYNDPAPLSTFPAAALLFRRGDVSEAKTTYVFAPTPDTLFGQAITPSTSALLRTAMEKGKLQIAMPQTPALPWLQTGATTGKTQVFHDPDQSLLEANASESTSDSGELKRNWKRGVYTIDTPRTQAATGWIGGESISLGNIQVNAKTANASVVVQSLNDTPLGQSEDLMISLGARALPNDEERPPYFVEPLAGTLTIQAPPGLTLFTQGILAQQKKLPATYADGRYTIKLDGLQTANWLFLRKNTAR